Proteins encoded by one window of Ruminococcaceae bacterium R-25:
- a CDS encoding RNA polymerase sigma-70 factor (ECF subfamily) — MLFEEIYENYFKDVCRLSFSLTKDEVSAEDLAQETFVKALASIDSFDGSKDIRAWLFTIAKNTFYSECRKRKWISDDELPEEIPSPEQDFLEVISDKERAVLIHKYLHSMKDPYKEVFHLRVFGELDFEVIGNIFGKSASWARVTFYRAKNEIKNYMSEIGET; from the coding sequence ATGCTTTTCGAAGAGATATACGAGAACTATTTCAAAGACGTCTGCCGATTGAGCTTCAGTCTTACAAAAGATGAAGTATCTGCAGAAGATCTTGCACAAGAGACTTTTGTTAAGGCTTTGGCTTCGATAGATTCTTTCGATGGTTCAAAAGATATCAGAGCATGGCTTTTTACTATCGCCAAGAACACCTTTTACAGCGAGTGCCGGAAGAGAAAATGGATTTCAGATGACGAACTCCCTGAAGAGATACCTTCTCCTGAACAGGATTTTCTGGAGGTTATCTCTGATAAAGAAAGAGCAGTATTGATACACAAATATCTGCACAGCATGAAGGATCCGTACAAAGAAGTGTTCCATTTGAGAGTATTTGGGGAATTGGATTTTGAGGTAATAGGAAACATATTCGGTAAGAGTGCCAGCTGGGCCCGCGTCACTTTCTACCGTGCCAAAAACGAGATCAAGAATTATATGAGTGAAATAGGAGAGACATAA
- a CDS encoding zinc ribbon protein, giving the protein MAKFCTNCGNQVKDTASFCAKCGAKLNPTPAAAPEAPAAPVAEAAPAPVAEPVAAPAPVAEPAPVAEPVAAAPAPVVEPAPVAEPVVEAAPAPVAEPVAAPVAEPAPVAPVVAAAVAPEAAPAPAPAPVEAAPVAAPVEAAPAAAPAPAPEAPAAAEPVPFEAPSGPVPTAAPVTAAEPAEPKKKGKGGLIAVFIGVGVLALGLIAAGVVLILNGGFGGNILERIEKKDAVESGKKFTIYDEDFNDYVIEARWWDYADYMDKPGVYSSDADTLAFSIEVNEDADEEIYYAYYYSKDKEFDKDELAKPVFSDDIVPVEYYNGKIFYNVDNSKSIKKGYYVVIIASDSSLKRPYAVAYAEVK; this is encoded by the coding sequence ATGGCTAAGTTTTGTACCAACTGTGGTAACCAGGTAAAAGATACAGCTTCCTTCTGCGCTAAGTGCGGAGCAAAGTTGAATCCTACTCCTGCAGCTGCTCCTGAGGCACCCGCAGCTCCTGTTGCAGAGGCAGCTCCCGCTCCTGTAGCTGAGCCTGTCGCCGCACCTGCACCTGTAGCTGAACCTGCTCCCGTAGCAGAGCCTGTTGCAGCAGCACCTGCACCCGTAGTTGAACCCGCACCTGTTGCAGAGCCTGTCGTTGAGGCAGCTCCCGCACCTGTTGCAGAACCCGTTGCAGCACCTGTTGCTGAACCCGCTCCCGTTGCACCCGTAGTTGCTGCAGCTGTAGCTCCTGAAGCAGCACCTGCACCCGCACCGGCACCTGTTGAGGCAGCACCTGTAGCAGCACCCGTTGAGGCAGCTCCTGCAGCAGCTCCCGCACCTGCTCCTGAAGCACCCGCTGCGGCAGAACCTGTTCCTTTCGAAGCACCTTCCGGTCCCGTTCCTACAGCAGCTCCTGTTACAGCAGCTGAACCTGCTGAGCCCAAGAAGAAGGGCAAGGGCGGCCTTATCGCAGTCTTTATCGGAGTTGGCGTTCTGGCTCTGGGACTTATCGCTGCAGGCGTAGTTTTAATCCTTAATGGCGGTTTCGGCGGAAATATCCTCGAGCGCATCGAGAAGAAGGATGCAGTTGAATCCGGCAAGAAGTTCACCATTTACGATGAGGACTTCAACGATTACGTTATCGAAGCAAGATGGTGGGATTATGCAGACTACATGGATAAGCCCGGTGTTTACAGCTCAGATGCTGATACATTGGCCTTCTCTATCGAAGTTAATGAAGATGCTGACGAAGAGATCTACTATGCTTACTACTACAGTAAGGATAAGGAGTTCGACAAGGACGAGCTGGCAAAGCCTGTTTTCTCTGACGATATCGTTCCTGTTGAATACTATAACGGCAAGATCTTCTATAACGTAGATAACTCCAAGAGCATCAAGAAGGGCTATTACGTAGTAATCATTGCTTCTGATTCTTCTCTCAAGAGACCTTACGCTGTAGCTTACGCAGAAGTTAAATAA
- a CDS encoding putative zinc finger protein — MKVKCAVINDLLPLYVDDVLSQESRELVEEHIKECEACRKTLENMTGKISIPVNKELRMDETKSLKGLKKIVTRYKGLAIAFAIIAVIGIMFSTVLIMCRISYDIPYDGSNITFDEHDDGYYIHYHGTGGIAYSANGTGVDGEWEISFSQTAFDKIIRPIYRHDDDVIKFGYEKASITKLSTRDGVVIWEANEEQMKAHEEWLKEREA; from the coding sequence ATGAAAGTTAAATGCGCAGTAATAAATGATCTGTTGCCGTTATATGTTGATGATGTTCTTTCGCAAGAGTCCAGAGAACTTGTCGAAGAGCACATCAAGGAATGCGAGGCGTGCAGGAAAACGCTCGAAAACATGACCGGGAAGATAAGCATTCCCGTCAACAAAGAACTCAGGATGGATGAGACAAAGTCACTTAAGGGACTGAAGAAGATAGTCACACGCTACAAAGGTCTGGCTATTGCGTTTGCCATCATTGCAGTGATTGGGATCATGTTCTCAACTGTCTTGATCATGTGCCGCATTAGTTATGATATTCCTTATGATGGAAGCAACATAACATTCGACGAGCATGATGACGGTTACTATATTCATTACCATGGCACCGGCGGGATCGCGTACAGCGCCAACGGAACAGGTGTTGACGGAGAATGGGAGATCTCTTTCTCACAAACTGCATTTGATAAGATAATCCGCCCGATCTACCGTCACGATGACGATGTGATCAAGTTCGGTTATGAAAAAGCCTCTATAACAAAGCTTTCCACGCGTGACGGCGTTGTGATCTGGGAAGCAAATGAGGAACAGATGAAGGCTCATGAAGAATGGCTTAAGGAGCGCGAAGCGTAA
- a CDS encoding 3-dehydroquinate dehydratase, which produces MKILVLNGPNLNMLGIREPDIYGASTYDDLISMITSHCSEKGIEVKCLQSNHEGDLVDYIQQAYFDKVDGIVINPGAYTHTSVALLDALKAVSIPAVEVHISKVNEREAFRQVSYVSYYCSKTITGKGFAGYIEAIDYLCG; this is translated from the coding sequence ATGAAGATACTCGTACTTAACGGACCGAACCTCAACATGTTAGGCATCAGGGAGCCCGATATCTACGGCGCTTCGACCTACGATGACCTGATCTCCATGATCACTTCCCACTGCTCCGAAAAGGGCATTGAGGTCAAGTGCCTTCAGAGCAACCACGAGGGCGATCTGGTCGACTACATTCAGCAGGCATATTTTGACAAGGTCGACGGAATCGTAATCAATCCGGGCGCTTACACCCACACGTCCGTCGCACTTTTAGATGCACTTAAGGCAGTTTCGATCCCTGCTGTCGAAGTCCATATCTCCAAAGTAAATGAACGCGAGGCTTTCCGCCAGGTATCCTACGTTTCTTACTACTGCTCGAAAACAATTACCGGCAAGGGCTTTGCAGGTTATATCGAAGCGATAGATTATCTTTGCGGGTAA
- a CDS encoding putative branched-subunit amino acid permease, translated as MADSPKETDFKGYTLGEGVRDGLPIGLGYLSVSFTFGILAVSKGLSWIQAGLISLLNITSAGQVAGLGIMTTAGGILAMIISQIVINLRYSLMGISLSQKADKSMTPLLRMLLAYGITDEIFGVAVSKKYEFGARYFFGLTVLPILGWVAGTVIGALLGQIFPPFLTNALAIGIYGMFVSIVMPKAKHDKVILTSSLLSCIVSVLLFYIPFLSEHITSGFAIIIAAVAAALTGVIVRDKLSGKQGTVIAVITGVILVACIFILAPSYKVPEAAEVTNEGISGALDNKIFIPLLITMAVTTYLVRMIPFTLFRKKLEKPSIKAFFDYIPYTVLSAMTFPAILYATGSVISAAIGFAVALVLGFFERSLIVVAVGACLASLVAGVVMMYI; from the coding sequence ATGGCTGATTCTCCAAAAGAGACTGATTTTAAAGGATATACATTAGGGGAGGGCGTCAGAGACGGTCTCCCCATTGGTTTAGGGTACCTGTCGGTATCCTTTACTTTCGGTATCCTTGCTGTCTCGAAAGGCTTGTCCTGGATACAGGCAGGTTTGATCTCATTACTTAATATCACTTCGGCAGGACAGGTAGCAGGCCTCGGAATAATGACAACGGCAGGTGGGATCCTTGCGATGATCATCTCCCAGATCGTTATCAATCTCAGATATTCACTGATGGGCATATCATTGTCGCAGAAGGCCGACAAATCCATGACGCCGCTCCTCCGCATGCTCCTTGCATATGGGATCACGGACGAGATCTTCGGTGTTGCGGTCAGCAAGAAATATGAGTTCGGTGCCAGATATTTCTTCGGACTTACTGTCCTTCCCATATTAGGCTGGGTGGCAGGCACGGTAATAGGCGCATTGTTAGGCCAGATTTTCCCGCCGTTCCTTACAAATGCCCTTGCTATCGGTATCTACGGTATGTTCGTATCGATCGTCATGCCAAAGGCAAAGCACGACAAGGTCATCCTCACGAGTTCTTTATTGTCCTGCATAGTATCGGTACTGCTTTTCTACATACCATTCCTGTCCGAGCACATTACTTCTGGCTTTGCGATAATAATTGCCGCTGTGGCAGCCGCACTTACCGGCGTAATTGTCAGGGACAAGCTCTCAGGAAAGCAGGGCACCGTTATTGCAGTTATCACGGGCGTCATTCTTGTCGCATGCATCTTCATCCTGGCACCTTCCTACAAAGTTCCTGAAGCTGCAGAAGTAACAAATGAAGGAATTTCCGGCGCGCTTGATAACAAGATCTTTATCCCGCTCCTGATTACTATGGCAGTCACGACTTACCTGGTCCGTATGATCCCGTTCACTTTATTCCGTAAAAAGCTCGAAAAGCCTTCGATCAAGGCCTTTTTCGATTACATTCCTTACACGGTCTTATCTGCAATGACATTCCCTGCGATCCTTTATGCCACGGGTTCTGTCATTTCCGCAGCCATTGGCTTTGCAGTTGCGCTGGTTTTGGGATTTTTCGAGAGATCACTTATCGTCGTTGCGGTCGGAGCATGTTTGGCGTCGCTCGTCGCCGGCGTCGTAATGATGTATATCTAA